The Leishmania mexicana MHOM/GT/2001/U1103 complete genome, chromosome 32 genomic interval GTCGTCTGCTGCCTGGTTGGTTCACGTGCTTTGCGTGCACCTGTActcgcttttctttttttttttgggcgCACGTGCGAGTGCGTTAGTGTGGGGGTTCTGTGTGCCCCACGCAAGTGCTTCAGAAAAACGAGGAAAAGAAACAGTAGAACATGCAAACTTCAACGCACACTGCActggcggcgcgtgcgctACGCCACGCACTGACAGCATACGCAAGTGCTCCTCGACTGCCGGGCGGGGCATCGCCGTGTTGCTGCCACAGCGCTATTCGAGTACCCCGCATGGTGTGGgtcggtgcggctgcgtcggtgATGCCTGTGACACTCGCTTCTTCGCATCGGTGCGCATCCTCCAAAGGATTCTCGAAGAACAAcacaccgtcaccgccaccgccaccggtgccgccgtCTTCTGCTGTGCTGGAGGGTAGCGCGACACCTCGCTGGATTTCGACTCGCAAGCCAAATGGCGAGCAGCGCATGTCCATCTCGATTCGCAGCACCGAGCAACGACAGGTCGCCCGCCGACAACCGCCGACAGCCTCATCAAGCGCCGCTTTCCTACCTCGGGATGTGCTTGCTCCGGCGAGCCGCCCCGCCTCTGCCGTTGAGGCAACGCCCGAACCAGCCTCGTCGTCCCAGGTCCCAGAGAAGCAGGACGCTGCGTCAACGCCGATCCTTGATAATGTGCGTTCTTCCTCTTGcactgcggcaccgccgccgttctccgccagcagcgatCAGCGTTCCAATCAGGACAACAAGTGCATCCACAGAACACACACTCTGACGTCCAAGCCTCCGCCATCAGCGTCTTCCACGTCATCAAGGGGAGCAGCGGctccgtcgtcgccaccCTCAGCACCATCTTCAACCACCGACGCACCAAGATGCGGCCATGACGCTGAGCCGGAGCGTCCTCACGGCGCAGCGTCGTCCGCTGCATCACCGTCTGCACCCGGGTCGTCGGCGGTCGCCAATTCGCAAAGGACAGCCGCGTCGCACTCGCTGCTTTACTCGGTGTCTCGCTTTACAGAGCCCGTCAAGCGCATTATTTTAATCCGGAACGGCCGCAGCGAGGCCAACGAGGATGTGAGGGCGTACGTGCAGACACCAGACTGGCGCATTCCATTGGTAGAGGAGGGAAAGCGCGAGGCGATCGCGGCGGGACGCGCCCTGAGCGAGCTCATCGGGGATGATCCCGTGTACTTTTACTACTCTCCGTACATCCGATCGCGGCAGTCGCTGCGGTACGTGCTGCAGGGCTTTGACGAGGCCCGGTTAAGTGGGCTGTCACACTCGCAGGAGTGGTGGGAGGATGAGGAAACCCCCGGTGTtgcatcagcggcagcggctgcagagtCCTTGACACTCAAGTGCGCCAACGCATCGGCGGACGAGGCGGGCACGCCACCTCTACTCGTCCCGGCCCCATCAGCGATCTCTACCCACGCGACTTCTTCCGACGCGCACTGCTGTTTCCATCGCGACCCATCTCTTGTGCTGAACAGAGGCACGAGCAACAACATCATTGGCGTCCGCGAAGATGTTCGGCTTCGAGACGGCGACATTGGCCGCTACACGAGCGCCGACGAGCTCATGCACCACCTTGAGGAGCGTGAGCGATACGGCCGGTTCTTCTACCGCTTCCCCTttggcgagagcggcgcggaCGTCTGTGACCGCGTCACCTCCTTCCTCGACGCGTTTCAGCGCGAGCGGGTCGAATTTCCAATGGACACCAGCGTCGTCATCATCACCCACGGGCTGACGATGCGCATGTTTATCAAGCGCTGGTTCTACCTCACGGTAGAGACGTTCCACAAGATGAAGTCGCCACCACCTGGGTCGTTGTGCACATTGACTCGCTTgcaccaccgcagctgcTTCCGCCTCGACGAATGCTGCGTGGAGTCGATGAacctgccgctgtcgctgaaCGAGTTCAACGGATACAAGTATCGCAACAAGCAGCTGCTGGGTTCCATGAGCTCCGGTGCCCCGTATATGTGAACCGTCGCGTGCCGCGGCAGTGCCCAtctacgtgtgtgtgtgtgtctgtgcctctccttcccctaCCATATGGACGGTCAGCTACATGAGCGCCTTTTGTTTTGCTTGGGATGGCGGCCGTGTATGAGGAGACGGAGTCCGGCAGAGGGCATTTTGAGTGGAGGCACAACGGcagtgggggagggacggaggcgctggacATCGTGTTCATTCGCCTCGTTCACTTGAGTGACTGGCATGCCCGCCGTTTTCTTTGTCTGCGcgcgcttctcctcgtcgCGCATCTATGCAAGacgggtgggtgagtggggggCTGGAGAGTACGGGAAGATGGAGGGATGGACGTGGGTGTAGGTGGGCAGAGAAGGGGGTCCatgatggtgctgctggactttgttctccctctttctACCCGTTTCACTCCCTTAGTCCTGCcttccaccgccgccccgcacCCTTCAGTGCCTCCCACTCGGTATCCCGCCTTCAGCGGCCATCACTTGTCTCCGAGTCTCTTCCCGCCACGGtgctctgcttctctctctttgttttgtttttttgccTTGGTTATTTTCTGCCCGTTTCTCTGTCCGTTTGCAGTGCTGCGTGCGCACCCGCCTGTGATGGGTCTTCTTCcgttctttgtttttttatATCTCTCTGTGCACCGCTGGATCAGtcccgggggggggggaggacgcACCGCGAACAAGCCAAGCGTAGATGAGCGAAAAtaagtgtgtgcgtgtgcgcgtgtgtggaggcGCGCAACTGGACACGCCCACGGTGAGGGAGCCATGCTGGAGAGCAGCGCACATCCAGGGATACATACCCAGAGAGGTGCCCTGGCCCACAGAACTGTACGGCCATCTGTGCcgtgcctttttttttgctcttTGGTATGCGGATGTGTTTCTCAACCTTCTGTGTGCCtctatgcgtgcgtgcgagaagGGCTGAggggtagtggtggtggtggtggcggctctGGTTGGGAGATTTCACCTTTGCCCTGTCATCGACCGCACCCGCACGCTTAGTGTTCATTGACCCTTGCTGTGGActacaagagagagagagagagacagacagacagcaGCCcggagcaaaaaaaaagatgccTTGCCTCTGTTGGCGAAAATTTTGCCCTTCCCTCAACGACCGCCTCCACCGTCTGCCCGTTGACGGGCCTGCACAAGCGCAGATGCCGCCCGCCTTACGTTTCCCTCGTAGAGGCGGTGCATCGCGTGattgcgcgtgtgctcgctTCCACTTCCATTGCGCCATAGCTTACTTTGGCTTCCCTGTCGTTATCATCTTATGGCCTCCACTTCTCTCTTACGGCACCCCGTGAAAACACCATGGCTCGTTCGTTGGTGTAATACATATACTTTTTCGTCTCGCGCCCTCCTGCGTGCACGTGTCTCACTGCTgctcgcgcacacacgcacgtcggCCGCCAGATCCGTATACTCGTCAAAGGGCAAGGACATCTTTGAACGTGCATGTCAAGGTAAAGAGGTACCACACGTACCCACGCAGACAGGCACCGACGAGGAGAAAGCTTTATTGTCCCAAAGGCGGCAGTACCCAGACGACTCGCGTGCGTACGAAAAATGAAGTGTGTCGTCTGTGACGCGGACAAGGCGAGCTACCGGTGCCGTGCGTGCCGTTCTGCGTACTGTTCTTCGCAGTGCTACAAGAAACACCGCATGTCgagcgaggaggccgcggcggaggcggcaaaCATCAACGCCGCGACATCGTCGTTTGCGCATCTCTGCGAAAACGTTGTGGCTGCCCAGCGGCCACAGAAGGAGCGGGatgcgaggcggcagcgcaccgaAGCCGAATCGGACGTCTTCTCAGACGTGTCGCGAGAGAAGgccactgccgccggtgctgcgcacCGGTCAGAGAacgacgcaccgccgtcatcgACTGCTCCGGCAGTGGAGGGGTCTTGGAAAACCGCCACAGAAGCGTCGGAGGCAAACGGACCCGCCTGTGCTGAACCGCAGCCGTCGGCACGGACGGAGTACGCCGGGGACGCTGATGCGGTGTACATTCTGCAGGAGAAGCATCTCGGCGCCTTAGCACACAATCCGCGAGTGCGGAGTGCGCTGCGCAGTCCATCACTGCAGAAGCTCATCAAAACCATTGACAGCAGTCGCTCCCGGCtggacgcgctggaggcggcgcagtaCAACAACGCCGACTTCAGGGACTTTTGTGATGAGGTGATGCGCGTGAttgcggaggtggagggccGGTGAGAGTTCTGCGCAGGGCCTCATCCTCGCACAGCAGGGGGTGACGTTGGTAATATGTCTTATTCAAGTGGGAGCAGTTGCTGCGAAGCCCTGGATGGAGAAGAGGGAAGCCACAGTCGTGCCTCGGCACACATCCTTGGGCCAAGAGCCCTACTCCTCTTCATCTTTTTGACCACATCTCTCACGCTCTTTGCTGCACGCCCGCTTCCGTGAAGGATCACGCCACGGCTGTCGAAGCGGAgtaccccccctccctccctccacattaacacacacacacacacacacaccaacacacgaaaaaaatgCAAACTCTACTGATAAAGAATGAGCTCGCTAGCGCGTACGTGCAAGGGCGGAAGATATGCGCATAtggtcgtgtgtgtgtgtgcttgccgGTATGCACTGCTGCCGAGAGCGGAGGGACAATTCGGTTGTCTTGCCGTTGACACTCTGTCGCCCCCCAGCCCCCTTCACGGTGATGTGAGCGAACGGTTACCCTGAACATGAGAAGGCAGCAAAACAAGCCAAAGGACGAATGATGCTGAGCTGTTCTCTGGCGTCTGCGTTTTCTTGCTGCTCTCCAttcgcctctctcctgcgCTGACCGACTATCaactcttctccctcctcttcttcctcctcttcttcctcacTGTCTCCCGTTGTGCGTCTGCACCGTTTCATGTCCGCCAACGCGCCTGTGTAACATACATGGTGCCACGTGTTGGTTTGACTCCgcatccctcctcctcaccacctcctcccctctgtTGTACGCACGTGCCCGCATTCGTGCGCATGGGCAATGAGCGTGGCTCACAAGCTTGCCTACACACATCCACTGGTCCATTGGCGTAGATCCCTTTTCGTTTGCTTTGTTGTCTGTTACCCCGGCCAGCCCTTCCTCCCCGCAGCACGCAGGGCCCCCACATCGACGGAGGGGCTCTCTTTCTTTTAGACATCGTTAGCAGCTGAACGCCCGCTTTCCGTGACGGCACTTTCTTGTCTGAACATTTTCCTCTGCTCTCATTctacttttttttcgttgtctgccgcacgccgtcgccCACTTCCGGCAAGTACACGGCACACGCCGCGTGACACAGAGCGTagcatctctctccctcccactgtgtgtgtgtgtcttgccCCCGTCCCCTTTCTTTGACTCTCGCCTCGCCATTGGCGCTCATTGTTCGAAATTTTTTTTCCCACTGCTCAAGAGCTGGACCGCGTGTGCTTCGAACGTCAAGAGCGCAAACCGCAAGCATCTGTGTATCGGAGTttgagcgagggagaggggcaagagagagagcgtgagTGATCAACGCGCGACGCAGACGCACTGGTTGAGCAGGTTCAACATACGGACAGCACA includes:
- the iPGAM gene encoding phosphoglycerate mutase produces the protein MSISIRSTEQRQVARRQPPTASSSAAFLPRDVLAPASRPASAVEATPEPASSSQVPEKQDAASTPILDNVRSSSCTAAPPPFSASSDQRSNQDNKCIHRTHTLTSKPPPSASSTSSRGAAAPSSPPSAPSSTTDAPRCGHDAEPERPHGAASSAASPSAPGSSAVANSQRTAASHSLLYSVSRFTEPVKRIILIRNGRSEANEDVRAYVQTPDWRIPLVEEGKREAIAAGRALSELIGDDPVYFYYSPYIRSRQSLRYVLQGFDEARLSGLSHSQEWWEDEETPGVASAAAAAESLTLKCANASADEAGTPPLLVPAPSAISTHATSSDAHCCFHRDPSLVLNRGTSNNIIGVREDVRLRDGDIGRYTSADELMHHLEERERYGRFFYRFPFGESGADVCDRVTSFLDAFQRERVEFPMDTSVVIITHGLTMRMFIKRWFYLTVETFHKMKSPPPGSLCTLTRLHHRSCFRLDECCVESMNLPLSLNEFNGYKYRNKQLLGSMSSGAPYM